From the Corticium candelabrum chromosome 2, ooCorCand1.1, whole genome shotgun sequence genome, one window contains:
- the LOC134176190 gene encoding uncharacterized protein LOC134176190, which translates to MRLPLPLSATLCDCGTALDPEGYHLITCKTGGGPVWSHNSIVSAWSECLKHVSLPHTVEPRDCYSSSQSRPDIAVYNATDFNVELDISLAHPWSTDIISVAATTDGSAASKREGKKREKYSRETHTSGGSPCLIPLVFEHYGRWGNAGEKFLHQISLRSRDDDGKRCNSMVLAKKIDRIVCRNDSVAGFYSYQSVR; encoded by the exons ATGCGTTTGCCATTGCCTCTGTCAGCAACCTTATGTGATTGCGGCACAGCCTTAGATCCTGAAGGATATCATCTGATTACTTGTAAGACAGGTGGGGGACCAGTTTGGTCTCATAATTCAATAGTCTCTGCTTGGTCCGAGTGTTTGAAACACGTGTCTCTTCCCCATACCGTTGAGCCAAGAGACTGTTACAGCAGCTCTCAGTCCAGACCCGATATTGCTGTTTATAATGCAACCGACTTTAACGTTGAGCTCGACATTTCCTTAGCCCACCCATGGAGCACCGACATAATTTCAGTCGCAGCTACAACTGATGGATCTGCTGCTTCAAAAAGGGAgggaaagaagagagagaagtacAGCAGAGAGACTCACACTAGTGGGGGTTCTCCATGCCTAATTCCACTGGTGTTTGAGCATTATGGCCGCTGGGGAAATGCAGGAGAAAAGTTTCTCCATCAAATCTCTCTGCGATCACGAGATGATGACGGCAAG CGGTGTAACAGTATGGTTTTGgcgaagaagattgacagaatagtgtgTAGAAATGACTCCGTAGCTGGTTTTTACAGTTACCAGAGTGTACGttaa